TCACCCAAACATCCTCTGTTTTAGAAACAGCAGGTGCCATTTGATAAATTAGAGTCTTTGATTCAGCACCATTTGCAGCACCTGAGGAAGTGGTCTGAGAGGTACTATTTGTGGgagaaatctcattttcttttatttttctccatgttcCTTTTGTGGATACTTGGTTTTCCTTAGTTTGTTTGGTTCCTGAAATCGAGTTCACGTGTTTTTCATCCTCACTTTTTGCTTTTTCACTGGATTCCGATGAAGCAGAAAGAATGGAGGATGAACTTCCAGTTCTTCTCCAAGTGCTTACTCGAGGAAGGGATGACGAGTGCTTGCTGTGCTCCCGTTTCCAGGTTCCTGACCTATTAATTGGAAGTCTCGAAGGACTTTCAGAATGGGAGCGTGCAATATCATGGCGCTTTGCTGGTCTTCCGTCATTGTACTCTATGGTGGGACTGAGATTAGGTGGGAGTTTGCGCCACCCACCAGACTGAATGGACGGATGTGCGGACAGAGACATATCAGGAAGGGAAGGGCTTAAAACTGGAGTCTGTGCCTGGGACCTAGTGGGAGAATCTGGTctagaagatggagagagagattcAAATGAAGCAGATTCCTCCAATTTTCTCCTTAGAGTTGGGCTTGGAGCTTCTTTGATGAAAGTTGACTGGCGTACTAATACAGGTCTCTCTGACCTATCAGATTCACTTCCACTCGATTTAGTTGAAGACATTCTAGAAAGTTCCACCTTTTTGTTGGATCCATTGCTATTACTCATCTGATTCAGTCCTTTGGAGGCAGACTCACTTCTTGGGATACTACTGCCATTCTTGGATAAACCCGTTTGTTTGCTAAGGTTCTGCTGACTCATCTGTCTGCCTGGAGACGTATAGGACATCTTCCCAGACCCCGAGGACTTGGTCGACGCAGTACTAGGGGATGAAGTCCTTGGCAACTGAGATAATTTGTTAGGAGGACTTATTCCATTCCTACCAGGAGAAATGGAGTTCCGCCCTGGAGACTGCATGGGTCTACTTAATGGCTGTTGGGCAGGTCTCGAAGGAGTGGAATCTCTCGATCCTGATCTAGATGGCCCTTTATTTGCCCCAGCTGGCTGGGGGGCCGGCCTGGTCACAGGGCTTAATTCTGACTTCACGGATGGCTTGGTTCCTCTAGGAGAAGTGGTGGCTGTCTGACCCTCACTGGGACTTTTGGAGGCTGGAGTTTTAAGGGGTGGGCCTTTTTTAGAAACCGGACTTGTACTTGAAGAGCTGTTTCGAACTCCTGGAATATGAATCATTGTCCTGCCTCGAGAGATCGAAGGCATGTTTGCTTGAAGGGGCTGTTTCATTTGGCTTAAAACCTCCGAATTAGATCGAATTTTTCCAGTAATTAaacttttataaacttttttgcctcctttgattcctttattttcagATTCTATCTTTTTAGTTTCCAATGTACTCTTCTCCCCGGGTTTTAGAATTCGTGGGCCCTTATTACTTGTAAAGGGTTTTTCCTCTTGGTCGGGTGTAAGATGAAATGGTGACCCCAGACTGATTCCCGATTTCAGTGAAAGGATGGAATCTGAGTCGGATGAAGCTTGTCTAGACAAACAGGCAGCAGCGGCGGCTTGATGTAAACTACTTACTATGGAATTTGCACCTTCCTGAATAGCTTTCCAATCAAAATTTTCTGAATCTGGGGATAAACCATGTTCTGAATCTGGTCTCTGTATATCTTTCAAATCAAGTGTCAAGTCTTCTGCTAATATGCCGCTCATGTTTCTGGGACTATGCTTTTCAGTATCACCCTTGAGTCttgaaggctttttcttttttggcattgCAGAACTTATACACTCCTGCAACAGGTCGTCTTCAGAATCAATGCTTAGAGAACTGAGAGAACTGTTTCTCGAGAAACAAACGGGGGTGTCTTCAACGTGAAAGGATTTAGGTGCGTAACCCGATGCCTGAGGTTTACTGGGTTCTCCCTGGGAGTCAGGGGGCTCGGCCTCTTTGAGAGgttcattttctttgttattgttgttttcttggTCAATGTCACTAAGAGAGCTTAGAGAGGAGTTCCGAGAAAAGCACACTGGAGTATTTTCGATAGCAAAATTCTGCAATTTCTCATCAGTTGCTGCCCCTCTGTCTGGTAGGTCTTTGGAGGACTGTGGAAACGTGGGCTGCTTCTGCAGCACGGGTTTAGACTGACCTCGATTTACGGGGTGTTTTGTAACAGCCTGGGTTTTATTAGCGGATTGTTGATTAGAGATTGGTTCTGTGTGGCTGGGGACTTTAGCTTctgagtctttattttctttcccttttcttaattCAGCCTTTTCCCTGGAAAGGTCAACATCATCATCCTCAAAATCTAGAGAACTCAAAGAATCATTTCGTGAAAAACAGTACGGAGTTCCTTCAATGGGCGTGTAGTGATGAGGTGAATCGAAAGTAAAACTTCCTCTGACTCGATCTTCGTTACTTGGTAGCTTATCATTGAAATCCTTGGaattatttttcaagttctgTTTCTTTGAATCTTTGTTGTCTGAGAAAGTTCTTTCagcatttacattatttttcgAGTCTGTGTGTTTTCTTACACGTGTCCTGTATTCGGCGCTCTGTGGTATAGGTTTTACTGGTGAAgtaggtttctttttcttgccatcTAACTGAGTTTTGTTAGTTCCAGATGAAGACACAGACGCCTGCTGGACCTGGTCCATTATCTTCTTCACACGGAAAGGCTTGTGACTTTTTCCTTTGGGCATAGCAGAATTAATGCACTCTGCGAGAATATCCCCCTCTTCTGTTTTACTGTCATCCAGCTCAGGTATAGTCACCGCCGGGGCTTTTCCTCTTTGAGCCTCGTCTGTACTTCTGCCTTCTGTAGGAATGGTATCTCGTTTCTCGAATTCACTTGGCTGCGCCCCGGCTCTAACCCCTTCTCCAGCAGCTAACTCATTTGGAGGAGATTCTATTGTCAGATCGCTTAGAGACGTAGCTGTGGAGAAGTTGATAGGCGTCCCTTCGACACAGTACACCCGCGGCATATCCTCTCCTGGGGTGAAGCTAACATGCTTTTGTGCCTGTAACCTGTTTTGCGAGGGAAGGAGTTTGTAGACGGGGAGTTGACTTGGCTTCCTTGCCACAGGGGGAGGTAATTTTGGAGCAGTCTGGGCTGGTTTTTTGGCTTTGCGTGAAGATTTTGTTGGCATGGCAGAAATAATACACTCTTCAAGTATTTCAATATCATCATCATCTGAGTCGTCTAACAGGTCTTTTTCAGAATCAGTAGGCTTTTCGGGCTCTTTTTCCtggttttcatttgcttcttcaGGCTGCTCAGACTCAGTTTCGTTCCCATTGTCGTTTTCCTGAACTGGAGGCATTATTCTTAATTCCACGTCTTTCTGTATAAATGGCTCATCAAGGCTCAGAGCACTCAGGCTGGAGGAACAAGAAAATCCATCCGGAGTACTTTCTGTGGCAAAATGCAATAGGGTGTCAGCGTCTGGAAGAACCTGGACTCTCTGAACTGCAGCATTCACAGCAGCTTGCTTAGGGCCGCTCTCTCTCTTCTCGGCAGCAGAGGCTTTGTTTTTAGGGACCTCTCGCTTAGTCTGAACTGtctgagggggagggggaggggtttTACTCCTGCTTGGTGGCATGGTTTGTCCTGGGCTATCTGGAAGGTCACTGGGGCTTATAATGCCACTCACCATGCCACTGCAGGGTTCGCTCTGAACAGAGCTGGCAATCGAACGACTCTCAAAACTGTCGAGCGAACTGACTGACGTACACCTGCTAAACATGAGCGGAGTCTCCTGAACATAGTGCTCTGGTGGACTTTTAGGGGTCTGAGCACCACTTTTTGATGGAGATTTGGCCCCTGAAGAAAATTCAACAGCTTTGTGCCTGGTTGACTCTGCAGATAAACCAGAAGCCTGAAGTCTGCTGGATTTGGTTCTGATGTGCGGTGACGCTGCTGGAACCTCACTCACAGCATCTTCTGTTGTCCTTGTCCCactgttttctttgatttctgctctttgtaGGGTATTAGCAGACTCTGCCTCCTGCGGTGCCGGGTCACATCCGATCTCATCTTCAGCTGAGGACAGAGAGGATAGTGAACTGCAACGCGAGAAACAAATTGGGGTGTCCTCTACACAGTACGTCTGTATCGTTTCCTGGTTGATAGAAGGAACTTTGCAGGAGTTGGCTTTTGGGGTCTGGCCATTTCTACTTTGTGCTGAGCTGGGATGGTGCTGAGTCTGCCTCTTGGCGCTGGATGAAGGCGTGGATGTATTCTCACTGCTTGCAGAGAGGTGTTCAGTTTTAGTGCTTTGCCCAGAGGAATTCTTTGAGAATGAAAATGGTGGTTTCTGTGAGGAAGGAATGTCTGTGGcatattttaaactataatcAATGGGCTGATCCACGTGATGTTTTTCTTCATTGTACTTTATGCTATAATTTGTTGGTCTTTCTTCTTCCTCGTGTTGCTCTTCCTCAGAGTAACGTTCACTATAGTTGGTTGGCTTATCGTCTTCATAGTCATCTTCCTGACACAAAGACTGGTTTACGTTTTGATTAATTCCATGATTAGAACCTACTCGATTCGTTTCTGAACCACTGGCTCCTCTTGACCTATATGGGGAAACACATTCCTGCTGTCCAAAATGTGGCTGGAACTTGAGGTGTTTATCATCAGTGCTCTCAGTATATACGGGGTAAGTTGTGCTTTGACTTCTTGATTGTCTTTGCTCACTTTGTTTTATTTCGTCTTCTATTATATGTTTGGGTCTTGCCCATCTTTCATTCTGTGAGGGGCTTTGCCTTCCAGAGTTCAACTGCTCGTCTGAATACTTAAGACTATAATTTATGGGTGTATCTAGCTCTCCATCGTTGTCATCCATATGATTTGCACTATGTATTTTATGGGCTAGGTCAGCTGGATATTGACCATAGCTGCAAAATTTACTTTCGTCATCTTCAGAATAGGATTCAATGGAAGGCTTCATCTGACCTCTTTTGCCATAACCATCACTACTACTGACACTGTTTAAACTATCATTTGAAGATCTCTTGTATTCCAATTTAGCATAAGGCACAGGACACGTCCTGTTTGAATTTTCTGACTTCGTGAAGCtgtatgtgtttgcatgtgtgtgggCAGTCGAGCTTCTTCTTAGTGTGTTCCTCTCATCTGTCCCACAGTGTAACTCAGTGGTAGACCCAGAACTTCTGTCTTCCTGGGAGGTGTGAATGGCTGATACTTCTTCCATGACTTTGGCAATCTGGGCTGCAGTGGTGGAAATCTGCAAACCTCGCTTTGAAGACGTGCCTGGATTTTCCGTTGCTGGGTGGTAGTTGCCTAGGCTAATTCCTCGTTCTCTCTCCAAACTTCTATCTTTTTCAGAACGAGAACTGTCTAAACTTCCTCTTGATGAAGAAGAGCTGGGCAACACTGTAGTATTTAAATATGGTGAAAGGACAGTCATATTTCCAGTATTAAAATTGTCTGACCTATTATCATCATGTCGATTGGTGTCAAAAACATAGTCACCATACAAATTTGGCTTGTGTCGTTGCTTGTTACGATGAGATGCCTTGGGACTTAAATTGTCAATATTGTCAAAAGTTTCTGATAAATGCTGAGCATCTAATTCTGCTTCTAGGGCTTTTTGTTTCCTGACATGAAGAGATGGCAAGCTTGAACCGGGAGACATAATATTGGCATCCTTATACTTTGCAGGTCTATTAGCCATGAGATTCCTTAAAGCTGCGGCACTTCCCATAGCAATCATTTTGTGCTTTGAATGAATGAGGTTCTTGAGCATGCTGACTGCCCCCATGTCCCATAATGCTTCTTGGTCTTTTGGATTTCTTGCTGAGAGATTCCACAAGGTTCCACAGGCATTACTAACTATTGTCAAACTGTGAGATTTCAAGTGTTGTAATAAGGTTTGCAGGCAGTTGTTCTCTCTTAGGATTtgcctgaaataaaaataagagatccAAAATTAAGGTAAAAATCTGCTTATTATAACAAATAAAAGATGAGAGAACAAATTTAAATCTAAAGAGATTATTAATAGGCATAATAAAACTGCACCAAATTATACTACAAATTTCAAGCACTTCACATCTCCCTTTGTTCCTAGTtcatttaatgttaattttttaaaagtactcatATGTCAGGCTGAAAGAAGTAAAAGTGTAATCTATTCTGCATTTCCTATTCCAACCCAAtagcttttcaattttttttcctggggcacttgggtggctcagtcagttgagtatcaactcttgattttggctcaggtcatgatctcagggttttgagatggagCCTTGCGTCAGATTCCCCAGTCAATGAGCAGTCGGCtaggggattctctctctctctctctccccctccctctactgctccctcCCACTCAGCAATGTGCACacgcactctctctaaaataattaaactttaaaataaaatttaaaaaattttttcctgaGCAGATACATTTGCTCTATTGACATAGTGAGAGTTCCTCGATGAATGTGTCATGAACTCTTATGCTGGGCAGGTCACTGTGGTTACTCCGTCTATGGACGGGTGCCACAGGGCTGACTACAAAGACATCCTGGAAGGGATGGCGGAATGGATCGCTTGATATTCACGTAGCCAGGGAGCACACTGTAGGCTCCGACACTGGCAAACTGACTTTTCAGAATAACCTCTATGCTCCTGGATGGATTTTGTGACAATGCCCTCCTCCTTAGAAGTGTGCTCTGCCAAACTGTGTAGTTGTTACTTCCAAAGAAAGGttttgaaaatttaaagataattataaaaataaaggttgAGAGTTAGCAATTTGGGACTTGGAAGAGCTGTAGCTTGTTTAATGCATGGTCAACTTAAGACTAATGATAGAACTTTAGAGGGCTTTAAAACGGATGGGCAACGGTGGACAATGAGCTTTAACATGACAATCTTCTCTCAGCAGCCCAACAGACACCTGAATGCTTACTGAGCTTAAGTGGTCTTTGTATGGCAGAGGGGGCTATAAGGCTTGTTTGTGCATCAAAAACCTCAAGAGAAGATGTTCACATTCTTTACAAGTTTTGTTACTAACAGTAACTCATGGTCTTTCTGAAAATGACAAGCACTAttggataataaataaatatgctgtGAAAATACCCAAACGTATACTTTTttgagggggaggagggacagaggaaggaggagagagacagtctcaagcagactccacacccatcagagcccaatgcggggcaaTACCTCATgagcctgaggtcatgacctgagttgaaaaaACACAGAACCCAAGTTCTGAAAACGTGTGCCGCGTATCTGAGATGCTTTCTTAGGTTTCACAGCCCTAGATGAATGGCTGTTGGCTAAATAATATTAAGATTACTTAATATAATCTccataatataataatgatattaagacactattaagaaaaatgtcaactattgggggtgtctgggtgactcagttggctagatgtctcactcttgattttgtctcaggtcatgatctcagggtgctgggatcaagccctgtgtcaggctccacacttggttgggaatctgcttctctccctctacccctcccctagctctctctcaaaaaaataaataaatcttaaaaaaatattaaactaccGGATCCTCTGGATCATATCCATAGATTGTTTTTTTATAATCCTTATATTCCTTTAAGCCATACTAACATAAACAATGGGATTTCATTCTCTGTAGCATTCGTGACTTTTTCCCCCATTATATGGATTATACCTACCAActatcatttgtttatttctatacATCTTTATACTATAAACTTTTATTAGAATAAGTATACTAACAAGTAAGTTAGGGATTAATAGCTATCTTTTCACTGTAATAAATTTGGTTTAGCACTTGCACAATTACACAAAATAGTGCTTACAACTAGGTCTTCCTGAGGGTATGAATTCTACACTAAttcatttaaaagtaatataaaactCTGTATTTACCTGTGGTCCTCGTTTGTAGCTATCAAGCTGGACACATTCCGTAATATCCCACCTCCACTTTCGATAATGGCTAAAGTATTTGTCTGGCTTCGGTAAGTGAGAGTGCCAACCAGGAACGCAAGTGCACCATCCACAGCACATATATCAGCTTTATTCTCAGTGCAGTGTGCTGACAAATTCCATAAGGCACTCAATACACTTTTGAGGGTTGATTCCTGTTAAGAAACAACATGTGTCATCTAATTAGAGTTGGAATATGCCTCTTACAATTTCTATGCCTACTTCTATTGAGTAAGTTGTTACTGTTAGTATCTCCCCTGCCGCTCACAGGCAACGTATCAGGTGCTCCACatttagaaaaactgaaaaaacacCCAACAGAACTTAAGTTAGTGAGATTCCCCACAGAACAAGCAGGATACTCAATTAATGACTGTTTTGAACTTTATTCTAAGTGTTTAGATGTACACACGTATCTTAAAAAAGCTCATATTAGAATATGAAACATAACTGATGTGCATTCTGAAAAGATAACATTTGCATGAtaatagaaaccagaaaaaaaaacccacccctaCATGCTGATATGGAAAAATGTCTAagacatattattaaataaaaagagcaaGTTGCAGAGCATATGTACAATATTCTGTTTGTATACAAAGCAGACATATATGCTTCTTTGTGGCTGATTCAAAAGTAACAATATAACTTATTACAAAGTAAGCATATTCGAAAAACTCCCAAGTCCTTAACTCCCACAGAAACAAAGTAATTCCAGAAACCAGAACTTCCTTGGCATAAAACATCATAGGTAGTAAACCAGTAATAAACCAGTAAACCGTCAACTTGTAATTGCTACAAAAACCAAACACTGAGTATATAATTAAGGATATCTGGTTAAAACTCGCCAAGATCCTGATGTCAGTTTTTCTTACTATAAATCAACCAAGGAACAAACACTCATTAAAAATCTACTCTGTGACTAGAGGCACTCCAGAGGATACCAATGTGGCAAACTGACACCTGCTAATAATttacttagggggaaaaaaaggcaaaaccatacATATACAAAGGGAAGATTACTgctatttgaatttatttatttattttatttttttgctatttgaatttaatcaaacaaataaaatagttcaTGGAGGAAAGCAGCTCTGTGGAAGATAAGACCTATTGTTGCTCCCGGCATGGAAGTGGGAATCAGCAAGGGAGGACTGAAGAATATAAAGACGACACAGAGGAGAtccaagtccaggtgaggggAGACAGTAAAAGAAGGCCTTGAATGTCAGGGCAAACACTTTGGGCTCAACCCAATAAACAGCTGCTGGGTCCTCTTCatcaaaaaattaagagaatttagGAGAGCAAGTACTATTTATCAGGAGGCAGGGCAGAAGTGCTTTCACCGATGGAGAAATGAGAAGGTTAGGAGCTCAATTTTAGTTACACTGTGGTTGAGGTAGAGATGGGACATTCAGAGTATCCTGAGAACAGAGAAAATAGCAACAGTTTAGCGGTGTGAAGTGAGCTCAACTACAAATGGCCCAGAGATCAGAGGTGAAGGTTTTGTTTCAAAGCTTTATAGTTAGAGGAGATGAGAAATGATTAGAAGTTGCTAAGTATAGGTGgtaaaaacaaaggaaggagTTTCAATAAGGTGTGTGATCCAAAAGTATCAAATATAGGTGTAGGTAGAAAAGAAatcccaaattaatctataaaccTAGATTTGGTTAGAAACAAAATTAGAAGGACCTGAAGGTATGGCCAGTGAAGAAATGGGGCTGGTGACTTGTTCATTGTTTTGGTTGCTACGGAAATGGGAGAAACATTGCAGGAGTTACAAGAAGCAACAGATaagggttgtttgtttgtttccaaaatATTGGGCTTCTTAAAGACAGGGTTGAAACAAAAGAGCCATCTCTATACCCAGTAGAGAAGATACAGAAGACAGGAGTGAGGGACTCACAGCTTTGAGTAAACAGCAATGCTTGGGGCACAGAGTGCACGGAAGGAAAGGTTCTGTGGAGGAGAGTAGGGGCGAGCCCAGTGAGCTTAAAATGAGCAGTGCATTGGGGATTAAACTGTGTTTAATCAGGAGTGGAAAGGTAATTCTGACTCTCCTGCTCATTAGTAGTGAAGCTTAAAAGGAAGAGATGATGAGTTAAAAAGAGAATGTTCTGAATGACTATTGCATTGAATgtagaaaaagaagtcaaaggtAAATTCTAACACTGTTAACCAGAAGCAGGCCCAAACCAGAACCGGATATTTAAATTTCTGCTGAGCCAGTTTTTCCAAGACTGGGCtttccatttacagatgaaaaaaaaatttacagatgaaaaaaaaatttatagatgatgatcttttaaaatactacTCTTCCTTTTAAAGGAGCAGggtatatctttccattcattatGGTCTTCTTTTGCATTTCTCAGTAGGGTAATAAGCCTTTTAATCTAGATTTCTCAATTTGTAGCAACAAGTTTGTATAAAGACCTTTGAGGTCCTTGAAACAAAGTCATGAGCTCTTAGCAAGAGTACAAGTTCTCATGTCTGTTTTCATACAGACACATTAAATCTTtctgaaaatacacacacacttgaTTAGATTAGGGAGTCGTAAAGTGTGGACTCTAGTTTTTTGGCATAATTTTAGTGAGGTATAATTGGAGAACAATAAACCACATTTTTCAAATGTGCAGTACGATCACTTTTGATGTAGGAGTATACCTGGAAACCACTGCTACAATCAAGATAACATTTATTACCCCCAAATTTCCTAGTACCCTCTTGTAATCCACTCCCAGCTCCAGGCAACTGTAGATCTGTTTTCTGTCATTATAGATTATTGCATGTATCggcagttcatttttttaaaagtttttatttttttaaagattttatttatttattcatgagagacagagagagaggcagagacacaggcagagggagaagcaggctccatgcaggggagcctgatgcgggactcgatcctggggccccggggtcatgacctgagccgaaggcagatgctcaaccactgagccaccctggcgtctggatagtccaattttaaaatagccaaatGGTATGCCATTGTGGACCTCCcctaatttgtttatccattcacctgttgatgggcACTGGAATTACTTCTAGTTTTTGGCTATCAAACAGTACTGTTGCAAACATCTGTGCTTAAGACTGTGTGGATACAAGTTTCTGTTTCTCTTAGTTAAATACTTAGGATTGGAATGGCTGGGTTGTGTGCTTAGTATATGCTGAACTTTAAAACACTGCCAAATGTTCTTCAAAGTGGCATACcatcttacattcccaccagcagtgcatgagaatTCCAGCTGTTTAATGTCCTTGACAACACTTGGgtaatcttttacattttaaccaatataatttgtataatggtatctcactgtagttttaacttgtatttccctcatggctaatggtgttgagtatcttttcaagtATCTTGGGCCATTCATCTATCTTCTTTCCTGCAAGAAATACAAGTGTTCTggggtggctgagtggctcagtcggttaaacatctgccttcagctcaggccacgatcttggaatcctgagatggagccccacatcgggaggctgcttcaccctctccctctgctgttccccccacttgtgctctctt
The Canis lupus baileyi chromosome 2, mCanLup2.hap1, whole genome shotgun sequence genome window above contains:
- the APC gene encoding adenomatous polyposis coli protein isoform X8; this translates as MAAASYDQLLKQVEALKMENSNLRQELEDNSNHLTKLETEASNMKEVLKQLQGSIEDEAMASSGQIDLLERLKELNLDSSNFPGVKLRSKMSLRSYGSREGSVSSRSGECSPVPMGSFPRRGFVNGSRENTGYLEELEKERSLLLADLDKEEKEKDWYYAQLQNLTKRIDSLPLTENFSLQTDMTRRQLEYEARQIRVAMEEQLGTCQDMEKRAQRRVTRIQQIEKDILRIRQLLQSQATEAERSSQSKHEAGSHEAERQNEGQGVGEINMATSGSAQGSTARMDHETASVLSSSSTHSAPRRLTSHLGTKIRAYCETCWEWQEAHEQGMDQDKNPMPAPVEHQICPAVCVLMKLSFDEEHRHAMNELGGLQAIAELLQVDCEMYGLTNDHYSITLRRYAGMALTNLTFGDVANKATLCSMKGCMRALVAQLKSESEDLQQVIASVLRNLSWRADVNSKKTLREVGSVKALMECALEVKKESTLKSVLSALWNLSAHCTENKADICAVDGALAFLVGTLTYRSQTNTLAIIESGGGILRNVSSLIATNEDHRQILRENNCLQTLLQHLKSHSLTIVSNACGTLWNLSARNPKDQEALWDMGAVSMLKNLIHSKHKMIAMGSAAALRNLMANRPAKYKDANIMSPGSSLPSLHVRKQKALEAELDAQHLSETFDNIDNLSPKASHRNKQRHKPNLYGDYVFDTNRHDDNRSDNFNTGNMTVLSPYLNTTVLPSSSSSRGSLDSSRSEKDRSLERERGISLGNYHPATENPGTSSKRGLQISTTAAQIAKVMEEVSAIHTSQEDRSSGSTTELHCGTDERNTLRRSSTAHTHANTYSFTKSENSNRTCPVPYAKLEYKRSSNDSLNSVSSSDGYGKRGQMKPSIESYSEDDESKFCSYGQYPADLAHKIHSANHMDDNDGELDTPINYSLKYSDEQLNSGRQSPSQNERWARPKHIIEDEIKQSEQRQSRSQSTTYPVYTESTDDKHLKFQPHFGQQECVSPYRSRGASGSETNRVGSNHGINQNVNQSLCQEDDYEDDKPTNYSERYSEEEQHEEEERPTNYSIKYNEEKHHVDQPIDYSLKYATDIPSSQKPPFSFSKNSSGQSTKTEHLSASSENTSTPSSSAKRQTQHHPSSAQSRNGQTPKANSCKVPSINQETIQTYCVEDTPICFSRCSSLSSLSSAEDEIGCDPAPQEAESANTLQRAEIKENSGTRTTEDAVSEVPAASPHIRTKSSRLQASGLSAESTRHKAVEFSSGAKSPSKSGAQTPKSPPEHYVQETPLMFSRCTSVSSLDSFESRSIASSVQSEPCSGMVSGIISPSDLPDSPGQTMPPSRSKTPPPPPQTVQTKREVPKNKASAAEKRESGPKQAAVNAAVQRVQVLPDADTLLHFATESTPDGFSCSSSLSALSLDEPFIQKDVELRIMPPVQENDNGNETESEQPEEANENQEKEPEKPTDSEKDLLDDSDDDDIEILEECIISAMPTKSSRKAKKPAQTAPKLPPPVARKPSQLPVYKLLPSQNRLQAQKHVSFTPGEDMPRVYCVEGTPINFSTATSLSDLTIESPPNELAAGEGVRAGAQPSEFEKRDTIPTEGRSTDEAQRGKAPAVTIPELDDSKTEEGDILAECINSAMPKGKSHKPFRVKKIMDQVQQASVSSSGTNKTQLDGKKKKPTSPVKPIPQSAEYRTRVRKHTDSKNNVNAERTFSDNKDSKKQNLKNNSKDFNDKLPSNEDRVRGSFTFDSPHHYTPIEGTPYCFSRNDSLSSLDFEDDDVDLSREKAELRKGKENKDSEAKVPSHTEPISNQQSANKTQAVTKHPVNRGQSKPVLQKQPTFPQSSKDLPDRGAATDEKLQNFAIENTPVCFSRNSSLSSLSDIDQENNNNKENEPLKEAEPPDSQGEPSKPQASGYAPKSFHVEDTPVCFSRNSSLSSLSIDSEDDLLQECISSAMPKKKKPSRLKGDTEKHSPRNMSGILAEDLTLDLKDIQRPDSEHGLSPDSENFDWKAIQEGANSIVSSLHQAAAAACLSRQASSDSDSILSLKSGISLGSPFHLTPDQEEKPFTSNKGPRILKPGEKSTLETKKIESENKGIKGGKKVYKSLITGKIRSNSEVLSQMKQPLQANMPSISRGRTMIHIPGVRNSSSSTSPVSKKGPPLKTPASKSPSEGQTATTSPRGTKPSVKSELSPVTRPAPQPAGANKGPSRSGSRDSTPSRPAQQPLSRPMQSPGRNSISPGRNGISPPNKLSQLPRTSSPSTASTKSSGSGKMSYTSPGRQMSQQNLSKQTGLSKNGSSIPRSESASKGLNQMSNSNGSNKKVELSRMSSTKSSGSESDRSERPVLVRQSTFIKEAPSPTLRRKLEESASFESLSPSSRPDSPTRSQAQTPVLSPSLPDMSLSAHPSIQSGGWRKLPPNLSPTIEYNDGRPAKRHDIARSHSESPSRLPINRSGTWKREHSKHSSSLPRVSTWRRTGSSSSILSASSESSEKAKSEDEKHVNSISGTKQTKENQVSTKGTWRKIKENEISPTNSTSQTTSSGAANGAESKTLIYQMAPAVSKTEDVWVRIEDCPINNPRSGRSPTGNTPPVIDTVLEKGNPNAKDAKDNQGKPSVGNGSGPVRAVGLENRLNSFIQVEAPDQKGTEAKPGPSNPVPAPEANESCAAERTPFSSSSSSKHSSPSGTVAARVTPFNYNPSPRKSSADGTSARPSQIPTPVATATKKRDSKTEGAESGGTQSPKRHSGSYLVTSV